One part of the Arabidopsis thaliana chromosome 1 sequence genome encodes these proteins:
- a CDS encoding disease resistance protein (TIR-NBS-LRR class), whose translation METGVVPNRLKYSVFLSFRGFDTRTNFCERLYIALNEKQNVRVFRDNEGMEKGDKIDPSLFEAIEDSAASVIILSTNYANSSWCLDELALLCDLRSSLKRPMIPIFYGVNPEDVRKQSGEFRKDFEEKAKSFDEETIQRWKRAMNLVGNIPGYVCTAKTVGDDNEGINREKVDDMIDLVVKKVVAAVRNRPEIVADYTVGLESPIKDLMKLFNTESSSGIQVMGLYGMGGIGKTTLAKAFYNKIIVNFNRHRVFIESVRGKSSDQDGLVNLQKTLIKELFRLVPEIEDVSIGLEKIKENVHEKKIIVVLDDVDHIDQVNALVGETSWYGEGSLIVITTRDSEILSKLSVNQQYEVKCLTEPQALKLFSFYSLRKEKPPTQGLLELSKKIAEVTGLLPLAVKVFGSHFYDKDENEWQVELEKLKTQQDKLHGVLALSFKSLDEEEKKIFLDIACLFLKMDITKEEVVDILKGCGLNAEAALRVLIQKSLLTILTDDTLWMHDQIRDMGRQMVHKESSDDPEMRSRLWDRGEIMNVLDYMKGTSSIRGIVLDFNKKFARDHTADEIFSSNLRNNPGIYSVFNYLKNKLVRFPAEEKPKRSEITIPVESFAPMKKLRLLQINNVELEGDLKLLPSELKWIQWKGFPLENLPPDILSRQLGVLDLSESGVRRVKTLPRKRGDENLKVVNLRGCHGLEAIPDLSNHNALEKLVLERCNLLVKVPRSVGNLGKLLQLDLRRCSSLSEFLGDVSGLKCLEKFFLSGCSNLSVLPENIGSMPCLKELLLDGTAISNLPYSIFRLQKLEKLSLMGCRSIEELPSCVGYLTSLEDLYLDDTALRNLPSSIGDLKNLQKLHLMRCTSLSTIPETINKLMSLKELFINGSAVEELPIETGSLLCLTDLSAGDCKFLKQVPSSIGGLNSLLQLQLDSTPIEALPEEIGDLHFIRQLDLRNCKSLKALPKTIGKMDTLYSLNLVGSNIEELPEEFGKLENLVELRMNNCKMLKRLPKSFGDLKSLHRLYMQETLVAELPESFGNLSNLMVLEMLKKPLFRISESNVPGTSEEPRFVEVPNSFSKLLKLEELDACSWRISGKIPDDLEKLSCLMKLNLGNNYFHSLPSSLVKLSNLQELSLRDCRELKRLPPLPCKLEQLNLANCFSLESVSDLSELTILTDLNLTNCAKVVDIPGLEHLTALKRLYMTGCNSNYSLAVKKRLSKASLKMMRNLSLPGNRVPDWFSQGPVTFSAQPNRELRGVIIAVVVALNDETEDDDYQLPDVMEVQAQIHKLDHHKCTNTLHLSGVPRTNNDQLHICRYSAFHPLVTMLKDGYTIQVIKRNPPIKQGVELKMHGIHLVYEGDDDLEGRENTLPEAQQTVSQKLANFFSSFEEGEASAKGDSTVA comes from the exons ATGGAGACTGGCGTTGTTCCGAATAGGCTAAAGTACAGCGTCTTTCTGAGCTTCCGAGGATTCGACACGCGAACCAACTTCTGTGAGCGTCTGTATATCGCTCTCAACGAAAAGCAAAATGTCCGAGTCTTTCGCGACAACGAGGGTATGGAAAAAGGTGATAAGATCGATCCAAGTCTCTTCGAAGCCATTGAGGACTCGGCTGCCTCCGTCATCATCTTATCCACTAACTACGCTAACTCTTCTTGGTGCCTAGATGAATTAGCTTTGCTCTGCGATCTTAGATCGTCTCTGAAACGTCCCATGATACCTATCTTCTATGGAGTCAATCCCGAGGATGTCCGCAAACAGAGCGGTGAGTTCAGGAAAGATTTTGAAGAGAAAGCGAAAAGTTTTGATGAGGAGACGATTCAGCGATGGAAGCGAGCTATGAATTTAGTCGGAAATATCCCTGGATATGTTTGCAC AGCAAAGACTGTTGGAGATGACAATGAAGGcataaacagagagaaagtAGATGACATGATTGATCTGGTGGTGAAAAAGGTTGTAGCTGCTGTGAGGAATAGACCAGAGATAGTTGCAGACTACACTGTTGGTCTGGAATCACCTATAAAGGATTTGATGAAACTGTTCAACACTGAATCCAGTTCTGGCATCCAAGTCATGGGACTTTATGGTATGGGCGGTATTGGGAAGACTACCCTTGCAAAAGCCTTTTATAACAAGATCATTGTTAACTTCAACCGTCATCGAGTTTTCATCGAAAGCGTTAGGGGAAAATCGTCAGACCAAGATGGTTTAGTCAATCTACAAAAAACTCTCATCAAGGAACTTTTCCGTTTGGTACCTGAAATAGAGGATGTTAGCATAGGCCTggaaaagataaaagagaatgttcatgagaagaagattattGTGGTTTTGGATGATGTTGATCACATAGACCAGGTTAATGCGCTGGTTGGTGAAACAAGCTGGTATGGTGAAGGAAGTCTTATAGTCATCACTACCAGAGATTCTGAGATTCTGAGTAAGCTCTCAGTGAACCAACAGTATGAGGTCAAGTGCTTGACTGAACCGCAGGCGTTGAAGCTCTTTAGTTTTTATTCACTACGAAAAGAGAAACCACCAACACAGGGTTTATTGGAGTTGTCCAAGAAGATTGCCGAGGTGACGGGACTGTTGCCACTGGCTGTTAAAGTGTTTGGTTCTCATTTTTATGACAAGGACGAAAACGAATGGCAAGTTGAACTAGAGAAGCTGAAAACCCAACAAGACAAACTTCACGGTGTTCTGGCTCTGAGTTTCAAATCTttagacgaagaagaaaagaagatattcCTCGACATTGCATGTCTCTTTCTCAAAATGgatataacaaaagaagaagttgtcgACATACTGAAAGGATGTGGGTTAAACGCCGAGGCTGCTCTCCGTGTTCTTATACAGAAATCTCTCCTTACAATCTTGACAGACGACACTCTGTGGATGCATGATCAGATCAGAGACATGGGTAGGCAGATGGTTCATAAAGAAAGCAGCGATGATCCTGAGATGCGGAGTAGACTCTGGGATCGTGGTGAAATAATGAACGTATTGGACTATATGAAG GGAACATCATCCATTCGAGGAATCGTACTAGACTTTAATAAGAAGTTTGCGAGGGACCATACTGCAGATGAAATTTTCTCGAGTAATCTACGCAACAATCCGGGTATCTACTCTGTATTCAATTACCTGAAGAATAAGTTAGTAAGATTTCCAGCAGAGGAAAAGCCAAAAAGGTCTGAAATCACCATTCCCGTAGAATCTTTTGCACCAATGAAGAAGTTGAGACTTCTTCAGATTAATAACGTGGAACTGGAAGGAGATCTTAAACTTCTCCCATCTGAACTCAAGTGGATACAGTGGAAAGGTTTCCCATTAGAAAATCTCCCTCCGGATATTCTTTCTAGGCAACTTGGTGTTCTTGATCTTTCAGAGAGTGGAGTAAGACGAGTCAAGACTTTGCCCCGCAAAAGG GGGGATGAGAACTTGAAAGTTGTAAATTTGCGTGGTTGCCACGGCTTAGAAGCCATTCCTGATTTATCAAACCATAATGCACTAGAAAAGCTTGTTCTTGAGCGATGCAACCTTCTGGTGAAGGTTCCTAGATCAGTTGGTAATCTGGGAAAATTGCTTCAGCTGGACCTTAGAAGGTGCTCAAGTCTTTCTGAATTTCTTGGGGATGTTTCTGGACTGAAGTGTCTTGAAAAATTTTTCCTCTCTGGCTGTTCAAATCTGAGTGTGTTACCAGAAAACATTGGTTCCATGCCATGTTTGAaagagcttcttcttgatggaACTGCGATAAGTAACTTACCGTACTCTATTTTTCGCCTCCAAAAGCTTGAAAAGCTTAGTCTAATGGGTTGCAGGTCTATTGAAGAGCTACCTTCGTGTGTAGGATATTTGACATCGCTCGAAGATTTATATCTTGATGATACTGCATTGCGAAACCTTCCTAGTTCTATTGGAGATCTAAAAAATCTCCAGAAGCTGCATCTGATGCGCTGCACGTCCCTTTCTACGATTCCTGAGACTATAAATAAGCTCATGTCATTGAAGGAATTATTCATCAATGGAAGCGCGGTGGAGGAGCTACCTATAGAAACCGGCTCACTCCTATGTTTGACTGACCTCTCTGCAGGAGATTGCAAATTTCTGAAACAGGTTCCGAGTTCAATTGGTGGATTAAATTCTCTTCTCCAACTTCAGTTGGATAGCACCCCAATTGAAGCTCTACCAGAAGAGATTGGAGACTTGCACTTTATTCGACAACTTGACTTGAGAAACTGCAAATCTCTGAAGGCTCTGCCTAAAACAATCGGAAAGATGGACACACTCTATAGCTTAAACCTTGTAGGCTCTAACATTGAGGAACTGCCGGAAGAATTTGGCAAGCTGGAAAACCTAGTTGAACTGCGAATGAACAACTGTAAAATGCTCAAACGGCTTCCTAAATCGTTTGGAGACTTGAAATCTCTTCACCGTCTGTACATGCAGGAAACTTTGGTCGCGGAGTTGCCAGAAAGTTTCGGAAACCTCTCAAATTTAATGGTACTGGAAATGCTGAAGAAGCCTCTTTTTAGAATTTCTGAGAGTAATGTTCCAGGTACAAGCGAAGAACCTCGTTTTGTAGAAGTACCAAACTCTTTCTCAAAGCTCTTGAAGCTTGAGGAACTAGATGCTTGCAGCTGGAGAATATCGGGTAAAATCCCTGATGATCTTGAGAAGCTTTCGTGTTTGATGAAACTGAATCTGGggaataattattttcatagtCTTCCGTCTAGCCTCGTAAAGTTATCAAATCTCCAAGAACTTTCATTACGTGACTGCCGAGAGCTCAAGCGTCTTCCCCCTCTTCCATGTAAACTGGAGCAGCTAAACCTAGCAAACTGTTTCTCATTGGAGAGTGTATCCGACCTTTCAGAGTTAACGATCTTGACGGATCTCAATCTCACAAACTGTGCGAAAGTGGTTGATATTCCAGGCCTAGAGCACTTGACGGCTCTGAAAAGATTATACATGACCGGATGTAACTCCAACTACTCCCTTGCAGTAAAGAAAAGACTTTCCAAG GCTTCTTTGAAGATGATGCGGAATCTGAGCTTGCCTGGAAACAGGGTCCCGGACTGGTTCTCGCAAGGCCCTGTCACATTCTCAGCTCAACCGAACAGAGAGCTCAGAGGTGTAATCATTGCTGTTGTTGTGGCTCTTAATGATGAAACCGAAGATGACGACTATCAGCTGCCTGATGTGATGGAGGTTCAAGCCCAAATTCATAAACTTGATCATCACAAATGCACCAACACATTGCATCTCTCCGGAGTGCCTAGAACAAATAACGATCAGCTTCACATCTGCCGATACTCAGCTTTTCACCCACTGGTTACGATGTTGAAAGACGGGTACACCATACAGGTGATCAAACGAAACCCACCAATCAAACAAGGCGTTGAGCTAAAGATGCATGGCATTCATCTCGTTTACGAGGGGGATGATGATTTGGAAGGCAGAGAAAATACATTACCCGAGGCTCAACAAACCGTTTCTCAGAAACTTGCCAATTTTTTCAGCTCGTTTGAAGAAGGTGAAGCCAGCGCAAAAGGTGATTCCACTGTTGCATGA
- a CDS encoding disease resistance protein (TIR-NBS-LRR class), with protein MIDLVVKKVVAAVRNRPEIVADYTVGLESPIKDLMKLFNTESSSGIQVMGLYGMGGIGKTTLAKAFYNKIIVNFNRHRVFIESVRGKSSDQDGLVNLQKTLIKELFRLVPEIEDVSIGLEKIKENVHEKKIIVVLDDVDHIDQVNALVGETSWYGEGSLIVITTRDSEILSKLSVNQQYEVKCLTEPQALKLFSFYSLRKEKPPTQGLLELSKKIAEVTGLLPLAVKVFGSHFYDKDENEWQVELEKLKTQQDKLHGVLALSFKSLDEEEKKIFLDIACLFLKMDITKEEVVDILKGCGLNAEAALRVLIQKSLLTILTDDTLWMHDQIRDMGRQMVHKESSDDPEMRSRLWDRGEIMNVLDYMKGTSSIRGIVLDFNKKFARDHTADEIFSSNLRNNPGIYSVFNYLKNKLVRFPAEEKPKRSEITIPVESFAPMKKLRLLQINNVELEGDLKLLPSELKWIQWKGFPLENLPPDILSRQLGVLDLSESGVRRVKTLPRKRGDENLKVVNLRGCHGLEAIPDLSNHNALEKLVLERCNLLVKVPRSVGNLGKLLQLDLRRCSSLSEFLGDVSGLKCLEKFFLSGCSNLSVLPENIGSMPCLKELLLDGTAISNLPYSIFRLQKLEKLSLMGCRSIEELPSCVGYLTSLEDLYLDDTALRNLPSSIGDLKNLQKLHLMRCTSLSTIPETINKLMSLKELFINGSAVEELPIETGSLLCLTDLSAGDCKFLKQVPSSIGGLNSLLQLQLDSTPIEALPEEIGDLHFIRQLDLRNCKSLKALPKTIGKMDTLYSLNLVGSNIEELPEEFGKLENLVELRMNNCKMLKRLPKSFGDLKSLHRLYMQETLVAELPESFGNLSNLMVLEMLKKPLFRISESNVPGTSEEPRFVEVPNSFSKLLKLEELDACSWRISGKIPDDLEKLSCLMKLNLGNNYFHSLPSSLVKLSNLQELSLRDCRELKRLPPLPCKLEQLNLANCFSLESVSDLSELTILTDLNLTNCAKVVDIPGLEHLTALKRLYMTGCNSNYSLAVKKRLSKASLKMMRNLSLPGNRVPDWFSQGPVTFSAQPNRELRGVIIAVVVALNDETEDDDYQLPDVMEVQAQIHKLDHHKCTNTLHLSGVPRTNNDQLHICRYSAFHPLVTMLKDGYTIQVIKRNPPIKQGVELKMHGIHLVYEGDDDLEGRENTLPEAQQTVSQKLANFFSSFEEGEASAKGDSTVA; from the exons ATGATTGATCTGGTGGTGAAAAAGGTTGTAGCTGCTGTGAGGAATAGACCAGAGATAGTTGCAGACTACACTGTTGGTCTGGAATCACCTATAAAGGATTTGATGAAACTGTTCAACACTGAATCCAGTTCTGGCATCCAAGTCATGGGACTTTATGGTATGGGCGGTATTGGGAAGACTACCCTTGCAAAAGCCTTTTATAACAAGATCATTGTTAACTTCAACCGTCATCGAGTTTTCATCGAAAGCGTTAGGGGAAAATCGTCAGACCAAGATGGTTTAGTCAATCTACAAAAAACTCTCATCAAGGAACTTTTCCGTTTGGTACCTGAAATAGAGGATGTTAGCATAGGCCTggaaaagataaaagagaatgttcatgagaagaagattattGTGGTTTTGGATGATGTTGATCACATAGACCAGGTTAATGCGCTGGTTGGTGAAACAAGCTGGTATGGTGAAGGAAGTCTTATAGTCATCACTACCAGAGATTCTGAGATTCTGAGTAAGCTCTCAGTGAACCAACAGTATGAGGTCAAGTGCTTGACTGAACCGCAGGCGTTGAAGCTCTTTAGTTTTTATTCACTACGAAAAGAGAAACCACCAACACAGGGTTTATTGGAGTTGTCCAAGAAGATTGCCGAGGTGACGGGACTGTTGCCACTGGCTGTTAAAGTGTTTGGTTCTCATTTTTATGACAAGGACGAAAACGAATGGCAAGTTGAACTAGAGAAGCTGAAAACCCAACAAGACAAACTTCACGGTGTTCTGGCTCTGAGTTTCAAATCTttagacgaagaagaaaagaagatattcCTCGACATTGCATGTCTCTTTCTCAAAATGgatataacaaaagaagaagttgtcgACATACTGAAAGGATGTGGGTTAAACGCCGAGGCTGCTCTCCGTGTTCTTATACAGAAATCTCTCCTTACAATCTTGACAGACGACACTCTGTGGATGCATGATCAGATCAGAGACATGGGTAGGCAGATGGTTCATAAAGAAAGCAGCGATGATCCTGAGATGCGGAGTAGACTCTGGGATCGTGGTGAAATAATGAACGTATTGGACTATATGAAG GGAACATCATCCATTCGAGGAATCGTACTAGACTTTAATAAGAAGTTTGCGAGGGACCATACTGCAGATGAAATTTTCTCGAGTAATCTACGCAACAATCCGGGTATCTACTCTGTATTCAATTACCTGAAGAATAAGTTAGTAAGATTTCCAGCAGAGGAAAAGCCAAAAAGGTCTGAAATCACCATTCCCGTAGAATCTTTTGCACCAATGAAGAAGTTGAGACTTCTTCAGATTAATAACGTGGAACTGGAAGGAGATCTTAAACTTCTCCCATCTGAACTCAAGTGGATACAGTGGAAAGGTTTCCCATTAGAAAATCTCCCTCCGGATATTCTTTCTAGGCAACTTGGTGTTCTTGATCTTTCAGAGAGTGGAGTAAGACGAGTCAAGACTTTGCCCCGCAAAAGG GGGGATGAGAACTTGAAAGTTGTAAATTTGCGTGGTTGCCACGGCTTAGAAGCCATTCCTGATTTATCAAACCATAATGCACTAGAAAAGCTTGTTCTTGAGCGATGCAACCTTCTGGTGAAGGTTCCTAGATCAGTTGGTAATCTGGGAAAATTGCTTCAGCTGGACCTTAGAAGGTGCTCAAGTCTTTCTGAATTTCTTGGGGATGTTTCTGGACTGAAGTGTCTTGAAAAATTTTTCCTCTCTGGCTGTTCAAATCTGAGTGTGTTACCAGAAAACATTGGTTCCATGCCATGTTTGAaagagcttcttcttgatggaACTGCGATAAGTAACTTACCGTACTCTATTTTTCGCCTCCAAAAGCTTGAAAAGCTTAGTCTAATGGGTTGCAGGTCTATTGAAGAGCTACCTTCGTGTGTAGGATATTTGACATCGCTCGAAGATTTATATCTTGATGATACTGCATTGCGAAACCTTCCTAGTTCTATTGGAGATCTAAAAAATCTCCAGAAGCTGCATCTGATGCGCTGCACGTCCCTTTCTACGATTCCTGAGACTATAAATAAGCTCATGTCATTGAAGGAATTATTCATCAATGGAAGCGCGGTGGAGGAGCTACCTATAGAAACCGGCTCACTCCTATGTTTGACTGACCTCTCTGCAGGAGATTGCAAATTTCTGAAACAGGTTCCGAGTTCAATTGGTGGATTAAATTCTCTTCTCCAACTTCAGTTGGATAGCACCCCAATTGAAGCTCTACCAGAAGAGATTGGAGACTTGCACTTTATTCGACAACTTGACTTGAGAAACTGCAAATCTCTGAAGGCTCTGCCTAAAACAATCGGAAAGATGGACACACTCTATAGCTTAAACCTTGTAGGCTCTAACATTGAGGAACTGCCGGAAGAATTTGGCAAGCTGGAAAACCTAGTTGAACTGCGAATGAACAACTGTAAAATGCTCAAACGGCTTCCTAAATCGTTTGGAGACTTGAAATCTCTTCACCGTCTGTACATGCAGGAAACTTTGGTCGCGGAGTTGCCAGAAAGTTTCGGAAACCTCTCAAATTTAATGGTACTGGAAATGCTGAAGAAGCCTCTTTTTAGAATTTCTGAGAGTAATGTTCCAGGTACAAGCGAAGAACCTCGTTTTGTAGAAGTACCAAACTCTTTCTCAAAGCTCTTGAAGCTTGAGGAACTAGATGCTTGCAGCTGGAGAATATCGGGTAAAATCCCTGATGATCTTGAGAAGCTTTCGTGTTTGATGAAACTGAATCTGGggaataattattttcatagtCTTCCGTCTAGCCTCGTAAAGTTATCAAATCTCCAAGAACTTTCATTACGTGACTGCCGAGAGCTCAAGCGTCTTCCCCCTCTTCCATGTAAACTGGAGCAGCTAAACCTAGCAAACTGTTTCTCATTGGAGAGTGTATCCGACCTTTCAGAGTTAACGATCTTGACGGATCTCAATCTCACAAACTGTGCGAAAGTGGTTGATATTCCAGGCCTAGAGCACTTGACGGCTCTGAAAAGATTATACATGACCGGATGTAACTCCAACTACTCCCTTGCAGTAAAGAAAAGACTTTCCAAG GCTTCTTTGAAGATGATGCGGAATCTGAGCTTGCCTGGAAACAGGGTCCCGGACTGGTTCTCGCAAGGCCCTGTCACATTCTCAGCTCAACCGAACAGAGAGCTCAGAGGTGTAATCATTGCTGTTGTTGTGGCTCTTAATGATGAAACCGAAGATGACGACTATCAGCTGCCTGATGTGATGGAGGTTCAAGCCCAAATTCATAAACTTGATCATCACAAATGCACCAACACATTGCATCTCTCCGGAGTGCCTAGAACAAATAACGATCAGCTTCACATCTGCCGATACTCAGCTTTTCACCCACTGGTTACGATGTTGAAAGACGGGTACACCATACAGGTGATCAAACGAAACCCACCAATCAAACAAGGCGTTGAGCTAAAGATGCATGGCATTCATCTCGTTTACGAGGGGGATGATGATTTGGAAGGCAGAGAAAATACATTACCCGAGGCTCAACAAACCGTTTCTCAGAAACTTGCCAATTTTTTCAGCTCGTTTGAAGAAGGTGAAGCCAGCGCAAAAGGTGATTCCACTGTTGCATGA